A genomic region of Ewingella sp. CoE-038-23 contains the following coding sequences:
- a CDS encoding alpha-2-macroglobulin family protein: MDLLRFLLRLPFTLLKGVCWLLAKIVWLVGLVLRPLIGNIQWRSPAWVAGVKKGFLATEKGVDSHPKSVAAGVLLLVLLAVGGFYGYHAWLNRPQPIDPAPMVYQQTTVRVAGPERVNYNAQNRPPQEIILYFSHAAAPITLVGKAVEQGVSLSPAVAGQWVWRNAATLVFTPKAALPMGSAYKIKLDADKLLAPQIKIKQTEYSANAPSFDYQLGQAEYYQDPQDAQKRSAIFRVQFNAPVDVASFEKRISLGLIEGKGTPEKKLNFSLVYDEKKLNAWVHSEPLKALEHGGSVHVAIDSGVKASVASQPTAGKKDDWVTVPSLYSLSVADVAATVVNSDDNQGSRALVVALSDGVKDKEIGAAVKAWLLPQKNPKYGDDDQDAIYPWSMSDIDTGIINQSAPVKLALNDAEQEYQPQFSFTFDAPAHRYLLVEINNALTSFGGYKMPEKQYRVVAVPDYPTSLSFMSQGSLLSMNGEKQISVAARNVPGLKLDIKRVIPSQLQHIVSFKSSQYSSAEFNRLGDEYFTEHFEYTHAVDNQKPGEVSYQGIDLSRYLSDNPNARRGVFLLTLTPWDPAKKAEQPEEGQPEEEYSEDGESSDAQVGDSRFVVITDLGIISKRSQDKTRDVFVQSVQSGLPVSDAKVSVIGKNGVALLTQTTDAEGHARFPALDVYKNERQPVMFLVEKQGDVSFLPTSDYNDRGLDLSRFDVSGEQTPSDPRTLSSYLFSDRGVYRPGDTFNIGLITRTAQWGNNLAGVPVRAEIRDPRDTLMSTQPLKLTASGFNELSYTTSESSPTGEWNVYLYLIGKNNDATTLLGHVAVNVKEFEPDQLKVKLQLTPDRKQGWVKPSELQANIDVQNLFGTPAQNRRVTSKLTLRPMYPSFDQYPDYLFYENRTNNDGFDTELQEQTTDLEGKAAIPLDLKAYADATYQLQLLSEAFTAGSGRSVAATARVLVSPYDYLVGVKADGDLGYINKDAERHLNLIAINPSLAKIALPDLSLSLIEQKTVSVLTKQDSGVYKYQSKMREVQLSEQPLAIAAEGRDFRLPTQQPGDFVLVVKTAQGQVLNRVSYSVAGNANLSRSLDRNAELKLKLNQAEYQPGEEIEIAINAPYTGSGLITIEKDKVYSWQWFKSSTTSSVQKIRVPAGMEGNGYINVQFVRDVNSDEIFMSPLSYGVMPFKISTSARKAGLQLSTPEVIKPGEKLPITVNTDSPQNVVVFAVDEGILQVARYKLKDPLEFFFRKRELSVDSAQILDLILPEFSKIMSLTSAPGGDAGEGLDLHLNPFKRKRDKPVAYWSGIVPVNGQARFDYPVPDYFNGKIRVMAISVTPDKIGMAQTSATVRDNFIMTPNVPSMVAPGDEFDVSVGVSNNLEGAGDQPVDIAVKLTTPPQLEVVGDAQQSLSLAAKREGNLTFRLRAKAELGDAPLVFDAHYADKSSRRTISTSVRPAMPFRTQSVMGRMSGKTQSVDNLRSMFDAYAQREAVVSNSPLVLTSGLAQYLADYPYYCSEQIVSRSIPLVLQSKYPQLKGKLSQAEVNSQLNNMLRTLRSRQNDSGAIGLWQASPVADPFITPYVVQYMLLAKSSGYAIPAGMLEEANSALREQAASGYEDLYHLRLRAFAVYLLTLQGEVTTNALASVQDSLQKGYANNWQTDLSALYLASSYRLLKMDDEANKLLQPSWNELGKAYNSAWWSQNYFDPLVQDATRLYLITRHFPEKAASIPPQVLENMVKALKEERYTTYSSAMSILALDSYSSQIAQQSSVDGLSISAISKEKQAQPEVISTLQGLFAKGDFSASARSIEFSNQNDAPAWYVVTQSGYDVAAPQKAISRGLEITRDYTDEHGKPVTQVTLGEKINVHLKIRANAKEGQSNLAIVDLLPGGFEVVQQAAPEPENEAENGDGEAQADNVWRSPIAADGSTWQPDYSDVRDDRVIIYGSASTEVQEFVYQIKSTNTGSFVIPPAFGEAMYDREVQALSVGSGNIVVVPADAKK; encoded by the coding sequence ATGGATTTATTACGGTTTTTACTCCGTCTGCCCTTCACTTTACTTAAAGGTGTTTGCTGGCTATTGGCCAAAATTGTTTGGCTGGTGGGGCTGGTGCTGCGCCCGCTGATTGGCAATATTCAGTGGCGCTCCCCTGCATGGGTGGCGGGCGTGAAGAAAGGTTTTCTCGCCACGGAAAAGGGGGTGGATAGCCATCCAAAATCAGTCGCCGCCGGAGTTTTGCTGCTGGTGTTGCTGGCTGTCGGAGGTTTTTACGGTTATCACGCCTGGCTCAATCGCCCTCAGCCCATTGATCCTGCGCCGATGGTTTATCAACAAACCACGGTGCGCGTCGCCGGGCCGGAGCGGGTGAACTACAACGCGCAGAACCGTCCGCCGCAGGAGATCATTCTCTATTTCAGCCATGCCGCTGCGCCTATCACATTGGTGGGGAAAGCCGTCGAGCAAGGCGTAAGCCTGTCGCCAGCCGTTGCAGGCCAATGGGTATGGCGCAATGCCGCAACGCTGGTCTTCACCCCGAAAGCCGCGCTGCCTATGGGTTCGGCGTATAAAATCAAGCTCGACGCCGACAAGTTGCTGGCGCCGCAAATCAAAATTAAACAGACCGAGTACAGCGCCAACGCGCCCTCATTCGACTATCAGCTAGGTCAGGCCGAGTACTACCAAGATCCGCAGGATGCCCAGAAGCGCAGCGCGATTTTCCGCGTGCAGTTCAACGCGCCGGTGGACGTGGCGAGTTTCGAAAAACGCATCTCATTGGGTTTGATTGAAGGCAAAGGGACGCCGGAGAAAAAGCTCAACTTCTCACTGGTGTATGACGAGAAAAAGCTCAATGCCTGGGTCCACTCTGAACCGTTGAAAGCCTTAGAGCACGGCGGATCGGTGCACGTGGCCATTGATAGCGGCGTGAAGGCCAGCGTGGCCTCGCAGCCGACGGCGGGCAAGAAGGATGACTGGGTTACTGTGCCGAGCCTGTATAGCCTCAGCGTGGCCGACGTGGCCGCCACCGTGGTGAACTCCGACGACAACCAAGGCAGCCGCGCGCTGGTGGTCGCTCTCAGCGATGGCGTTAAAGACAAAGAGATCGGTGCCGCGGTCAAAGCCTGGCTGCTGCCGCAAAAGAACCCGAAATACGGCGATGATGACCAGGACGCTATCTACCCGTGGTCGATGTCCGACATCGATACTGGCATCATCAACCAATCTGCGCCGGTCAAGCTGGCGTTAAACGACGCCGAGCAGGAGTATCAGCCGCAGTTCAGCTTCACTTTTGACGCCCCGGCCCATCGCTACTTGCTGGTGGAAATCAATAACGCGCTGACCTCATTCGGCGGCTACAAGATGCCGGAGAAGCAGTATCGCGTGGTGGCGGTGCCGGACTACCCGACCTCGCTGAGTTTTATGTCGCAAGGCTCGCTGCTGTCGATGAACGGCGAGAAGCAAATCAGCGTGGCGGCTCGCAACGTGCCGGGCCTCAAGCTGGATATCAAACGGGTTATTCCAAGCCAGTTGCAGCACATCGTCTCCTTCAAAAGCAGTCAATACTCCTCGGCGGAGTTCAACCGTCTGGGCGATGAATACTTTACCGAGCACTTTGAATACACCCACGCGGTGGACAACCAGAAGCCGGGCGAAGTGAGCTATCAAGGCATCGACCTGTCGCGCTATCTGTCAGACAACCCGAACGCCCGTCGCGGCGTGTTCTTGCTGACCCTCACCCCGTGGGATCCGGCGAAAAAGGCCGAGCAGCCAGAAGAAGGCCAGCCGGAAGAAGAGTACAGCGAAGACGGCGAGAGTAGCGACGCGCAGGTGGGCGACTCCCGCTTCGTGGTGATCACCGATTTGGGCATCATCAGCAAACGCTCGCAGGACAAAACCCGCGACGTGTTTGTGCAGTCAGTGCAATCCGGCCTGCCGGTCAGCGACGCCAAGGTGTCGGTCATTGGTAAGAACGGCGTGGCACTGCTCACCCAAACCACTGACGCAGAAGGCCACGCTCGCTTCCCGGCGCTGGATGTCTACAAAAATGAGCGCCAGCCGGTAATGTTCCTGGTCGAGAAGCAGGGAGACGTCTCCTTCCTGCCGACCAGCGACTACAACGATCGCGGTTTAGACCTGTCGCGCTTTGACGTCAGCGGCGAGCAAACGCCGTCTGACCCGCGCACGCTGAGCAGCTATCTGTTCTCTGACCGTGGCGTGTATCGCCCCGGCGACACCTTCAACATTGGCCTGATCACCCGCACCGCCCAGTGGGGCAATAATCTGGCGGGGGTGCCGGTTCGTGCCGAAATCCGCGACCCGCGCGACACGCTGATGAGCACTCAGCCGCTCAAACTCACCGCCAGCGGCTTCAACGAGCTGAGCTACACCACCAGCGAAAGTTCGCCAACCGGCGAGTGGAATGTCTATCTCTACCTGATTGGCAAAAATAACGACGCCACCACCCTACTCGGCCACGTGGCGGTCAATGTCAAAGAGTTCGAGCCGGACCAGCTGAAGGTCAAACTGCAATTGACGCCGGACCGCAAACAGGGCTGGGTCAAGCCGTCGGAGCTGCAAGCCAATATTGATGTGCAAAACCTGTTTGGCACCCCGGCGCAGAACCGCCGTGTGACCTCCAAACTGACTCTGCGCCCTATGTATCCGAGCTTTGACCAATACCCGGACTACCTGTTCTACGAGAATCGTACCAACAACGACGGTTTCGACACCGAGTTGCAGGAGCAGACCACCGATCTCGAGGGTAAGGCCGCGATCCCGCTGGATCTCAAAGCCTATGCTGATGCTACCTATCAGCTACAACTGCTGTCCGAAGCTTTCACCGCCGGCAGTGGTCGCTCGGTGGCCGCCACCGCCCGCGTGCTGGTGTCGCCTTATGATTATTTAGTCGGCGTGAAGGCCGACGGCGACTTGGGTTACATCAATAAGGACGCCGAGCGCCATCTCAATCTGATTGCGATTAATCCGTCGCTGGCGAAGATTGCCCTGCCGGACCTCAGCCTGTCGCTGATTGAGCAAAAAACCGTGTCAGTGCTGACCAAGCAGGATTCGGGCGTCTATAAATATCAGTCGAAAATGCGCGAAGTGCAGCTCTCCGAGCAGCCGCTGGCGATTGCCGCCGAAGGCAGGGATTTCCGCCTGCCGACCCAGCAGCCCGGCGACTTCGTGCTGGTGGTGAAAACCGCGCAGGGTCAGGTGCTTAACCGCGTTTCTTACAGCGTGGCGGGCAATGCCAACCTCAGCCGCTCTTTGGACCGCAACGCAGAGCTAAAACTGAAACTTAATCAGGCCGAATACCAGCCGGGCGAAGAGATTGAAATCGCCATCAACGCGCCTTACACCGGCAGTGGCCTAATCACCATCGAAAAAGATAAAGTCTATAGCTGGCAGTGGTTTAAAAGCTCCACCACCAGTTCAGTACAGAAGATTCGCGTGCCAGCAGGCATGGAGGGGAATGGCTACATCAACGTGCAGTTCGTGCGCGATGTGAATTCCGATGAAATCTTTATGAGCCCGCTGAGCTACGGCGTGATGCCATTCAAAATCAGCACCAGCGCGCGCAAAGCAGGTTTACAACTCAGCACGCCTGAAGTGATTAAACCGGGAGAAAAACTGCCGATCACCGTCAACACCGACTCGCCGCAAAACGTGGTGGTGTTCGCGGTGGATGAAGGGATTTTGCAGGTCGCGCGCTACAAGCTGAAAGACCCGCTGGAGTTCTTCTTCCGCAAGCGCGAGCTGAGCGTCGACAGCGCGCAGATCCTCGACCTGATCCTGCCGGAGTTCAGCAAAATTATGTCGCTGACCTCCGCGCCGGGTGGCGACGCCGGTGAAGGGCTGGATCTGCACCTCAACCCGTTCAAACGCAAACGCGATAAGCCGGTGGCCTACTGGTCTGGCATCGTTCCGGTCAATGGTCAGGCGCGCTTTGACTACCCGGTGCCGGACTACTTTAACGGCAAAATCCGCGTGATGGCGATTTCCGTCACCCCGGACAAAATCGGCATGGCGCAGACCAGCGCCACGGTGCGCGATAACTTCATCATGACGCCAAATGTGCCTTCTATGGTGGCACCGGGCGATGAGTTTGACGTCAGCGTCGGGGTGAGCAATAACCTTGAAGGCGCGGGCGACCAGCCGGTGGATATCGCCGTTAAGCTGACCACGCCGCCACAGCTCGAGGTGGTGGGCGATGCCCAGCAGTCGCTGTCGCTGGCCGCCAAGCGCGAAGGCAATCTGACCTTCCGCCTGCGCGCCAAGGCCGAGCTGGGGGATGCGCCACTGGTCTTCGACGCTCATTACGCCGACAAGAGCAGCCGCCGCACCATCAGCACCTCCGTGCGTCCGGCGATGCCGTTCCGCACCCAGTCGGTGATGGGCCGCATGAGTGGCAAAACCCAGAGTGTCGACAATCTGCGCAGCATGTTCGATGCCTATGCCCAGCGCGAGGCGGTAGTGTCGAACTCGCCGTTGGTGCTGACCAGCGGGCTGGCGCAGTATCTGGCGGATTATCCTTATTACTGCTCTGAGCAGATTGTCAGTCGTTCGATCCCATTGGTGCTGCAAAGCAAGTACCCGCAGCTCAAGGGCAAGCTGAGTCAGGCCGAGGTGAACAGCCAGTTGAACAACATGCTGCGCACCCTGCGTTCGCGGCAGAACGACAGCGGCGCGATTGGTCTGTGGCAGGCCTCGCCGGTCGCCGATCCGTTTATCACGCCATATGTCGTGCAGTATATGCTGCTGGCAAAATCGTCCGGCTACGCCATCCCTGCCGGCATGCTGGAAGAGGCCAATAGCGCACTGCGCGAACAGGCCGCCAGCGGCTATGAGGACTTGTACCATCTGCGCCTGCGCGCCTTCGCGGTTTACTTACTGACGCTGCAAGGGGAAGTCACCACCAACGCGCTGGCATCGGTACAGGACAGTCTGCAAAAAGGTTACGCCAACAATTGGCAAACCGACCTGAGCGCGCTCTATTTGGCCTCGTCATATCGCCTGCTGAAAATGGATGACGAAGCCAATAAGCTGTTGCAGCCGAGCTGGAATGAGCTGGGCAAGGCGTACAACAGCGCATGGTGGTCGCAGAACTACTTCGACCCGCTGGTGCAGGACGCCACTCGCCTGTACCTGATCACTCGCCACTTCCCGGAAAAGGCCGCGTCGATTCCGCCGCAGGTGCTGGAGAATATGGTGAAAGCGCTGAAAGAGGAGCGTTACACCACTTACTCCTCCGCCATGAGCATTTTGGCGCTGGACAGTTACTCAAGCCAAATCGCCCAGCAGTCTAGCGTCGATGGCCTGAGCATCAGCGCCATCAGTAAAGAGAAACAGGCGCAGCCGGAGGTGATTTCAACCTTGCAAGGGCTGTTCGCCAAAGGTGATTTTAGCGCCTCGGCGCGCTCGATTGAGTTCAGCAACCAGAACGACGCACCGGCCTGGTACGTGGTGACGCAGTCGGGCTACGACGTGGCCGCGCCGCAGAAAGCCATCTCTCGCGGGCTGGAAATTACTCGCGATTACACCGACGAGCACGGCAAGCCGGTTACTCAGGTGACGTTGGGCGAAAAGATTAATGTTCATCTGAAAATCCGCGCCAATGCTAAAGAAGGCCAAAGTAATCTGGCGATTGTCGATTTGCTGCCGGGCGGCTTTGAAGTGGTGCAGCAAGCCGCGCCAGAGCCGGAAAACGAAGCCGAGAATGGCGACGGCGAGGCGCAGGCCGACAACGTTTGGCGCTCGCCAATCGCCGCCGACGGCTCAACCTGGCAGCCGGACTACAGCGACGTGCGCGATGATCGGGTGATTATCTATGGCAGCGCCAGCACCGAGGTGCAGGAGTTTGTCTATCAGATTAAATCGACCAATACCGGTAGCTTCGTCATTCCTCCCGCCTTCGGCGAAGCCATGTACGACCGCGAAGTTCAGGCGCTGTCGGTAGGTTCGGGGAATATCGTGGTGGTTCCGGCGGATGCTAAAAAGTAA
- the pbpC gene encoding penicillin-binding protein 1C codes for MTQTFSLKRLLQNGLMAVFLLAIFFIGFRIWPHPPLSHGLPFSSTYYDRNGTLLRITLANDERYRTWTPLEQISPRVIQGIQLHEDRWFYFHPGFNPASLLRGFWRSYILGGKQQGGSTLTMQLARMRWHLNTRTPSGKLWQIVRAVQLELSYSKHDILEAYLNYAPYGRNIESIGAASLIYFNKPAADLNLPEALTLAVLPQSPSYRIDTKTGVLGEALNQARNRLFARWQRRYDTDSSQSALFQLPLSLRQPEQMPYIAPHFIEQIRQEHPPLQGTQSRVDTELDAGLQKLVERQVDAFITRNASRGIHNAAALLVDTRDMGVRALVGSADYYNRDIQGQVNGTNAKRSPGSTLKPFIYALGLEQGVLHPMTILKDVPSSFGAYAPENFDRRFLGPVTATDALNFSRNIPAVYIASQLKNPTLYQFLRLSGVANMASESHYGLSLVLGGGEVTVQELARLYALLANRGELKPLRLQKQDASPAPIRLLSNEASFITLDMLRQHRRPGDTLAQRPTSLPVYWKTGTSWGFRDAWTAGIFGPYVLVVWEGNFDSKGNGAFIGADAAAPLFFNIIDSVQANYPTLREPKHPWPKQLKRVDICLASGDLPTPWCQQQQGKTWFIPGKSPIKVDTIYRPVVLDIQTGEVACPPYDPQQTRTEVFEFWPSDLANVFAQAGLPKRTPPNNSRCKSDTNTVSGSPPRITSPLRNTTYTLRQSQQGRDAIVFNATTDADSKTIYWFVDDIYLGSSASKTALQWRPENNGQYRIRAVDDHGRGDSRLIKIEIVN; via the coding sequence ATGACTCAGACTTTTAGCCTAAAACGTCTCCTACAAAACGGCCTTATGGCCGTTTTTTTGCTGGCTATCTTCTTCATCGGCTTTCGCATATGGCCTCACCCGCCGCTGTCGCACGGCTTGCCTTTTTCCAGCACTTACTACGACCGCAACGGCACCCTGCTGCGTATCACGCTCGCCAATGACGAGCGATATCGCACTTGGACGCCGCTGGAGCAGATTTCCCCGCGCGTGATTCAGGGCATTCAATTGCATGAAGACCGTTGGTTCTACTTTCATCCCGGCTTCAACCCTGCCAGCCTGCTGCGCGGCTTCTGGCGTAGTTATATTCTTGGCGGCAAGCAGCAAGGCGGCTCGACGCTGACCATGCAGTTGGCGCGCATGCGCTGGCATCTCAACACCCGCACGCCGTCCGGCAAGCTTTGGCAAATTGTCCGCGCGGTTCAGCTCGAACTGAGTTATTCCAAGCACGATATCCTCGAGGCTTATCTCAACTACGCGCCTTATGGACGGAACATTGAGAGTATTGGCGCGGCCAGCCTGATTTACTTCAACAAGCCGGCGGCCGATCTTAACCTGCCGGAAGCCCTGACGCTGGCGGTTTTGCCGCAGTCGCCGAGTTATCGCATTGATACCAAAACCGGCGTGCTCGGCGAGGCGCTGAATCAGGCGCGCAATCGCCTGTTTGCCCGCTGGCAGCGGCGTTATGACACTGACAGCAGCCAGAGCGCGCTGTTTCAACTGCCGCTGAGCCTGCGCCAGCCGGAGCAGATGCCTTATATCGCGCCGCACTTCATCGAGCAGATTCGCCAAGAGCATCCGCCACTGCAAGGCACCCAAAGCCGGGTTGATACCGAGCTGGACGCCGGGCTGCAAAAGCTGGTCGAGCGGCAGGTGGACGCCTTCATCACCCGCAACGCCAGCCGTGGGATCCACAACGCCGCCGCGCTGCTGGTCGATACGCGCGATATGGGCGTGCGGGCGCTGGTTGGCTCCGCCGACTACTACAATCGGGATATTCAGGGGCAGGTTAACGGCACCAATGCCAAACGCTCGCCCGGCTCGACACTCAAACCCTTTATCTACGCGCTGGGGCTGGAGCAGGGCGTGCTGCACCCGATGACCATTCTCAAAGACGTGCCCTCCTCCTTCGGTGCTTATGCGCCGGAGAACTTCGACCGACGCTTTCTCGGTCCGGTTACCGCCACCGATGCCTTAAACTTCAGCCGCAATATTCCGGCGGTGTACATCGCCTCCCAGCTCAAAAACCCGACGCTGTATCAGTTTCTGCGGCTGTCCGGCGTCGCTAATATGGCGAGTGAAAGCCACTATGGTTTGTCGTTGGTGCTCGGCGGCGGCGAAGTCACGGTGCAAGAGCTGGCGCGGCTTTACGCGCTGCTGGCTAACCGTGGGGAACTCAAACCGCTGCGGCTGCAAAAGCAGGACGCCTCCCCTGCCCCGATTCGCCTGCTGAGCAATGAAGCCAGTTTTATTACGCTGGATATGCTGCGCCAGCACCGCAGGCCGGGCGACACGCTGGCGCAAAGGCCGACCTCTCTGCCGGTATATTGGAAAACCGGCACCTCATGGGGATTTCGCGATGCGTGGACGGCGGGGATTTTCGGCCCCTACGTGCTGGTGGTCTGGGAAGGGAATTTCGACAGTAAAGGCAACGGCGCTTTCATTGGTGCAGATGCCGCCGCCCCCCTTTTCTTCAATATTATCGACAGCGTTCAAGCCAACTACCCGACCCTACGCGAGCCAAAACATCCGTGGCCGAAACAGCTAAAACGGGTGGATATCTGCCTCGCCAGCGGCGATCTGCCGACCCCTTGGTGCCAGCAGCAGCAGGGTAAAACTTGGTTTATTCCGGGCAAATCGCCAATTAAGGTCGATACCATTTACCGCCCGGTAGTGCTGGATATTCAGACCGGCGAAGTCGCCTGCCCGCCTTATGACCCGCAGCAGACGCGCACCGAAGTGTTTGAGTTCTGGCCGTCGGACTTAGCGAACGTTTTCGCACAGGCCGGTTTACCCAAACGCACGCCGCCGAACAACAGCCGCTGCAAGAGTGACACCAATACGGTCAGCGGCTCGCCGCCGCGCATCACTTCTCCACTGCGTAACACCACCTACACCCTGCGCCAGTCGCAGCAAGGCCGCGATGCGATTGTCTTCAACGCCACCACGGACGCGGATAGCAAAACGATATATTGGTTTGTGGATGATATTTATCTCGGCAGCAGCGCCAGCAAAACCGCGCTGCAGTGGCGACCGGAAAATAACGGTCAATATCGCATCCGGGCCGTCGACGATCACGGGCGCGGCGATTCAAGGCTGATAAAAATTGAGATTGTGAATTAG
- a CDS encoding Ail/Lom family outer membrane beta-barrel protein — protein MKYGILSLVVLASVGVSSVAKADSQTISMGYAQSKVQDFKNIRGVNAKYRYEWDSRVSILGSFTYMSTSGNLFDSEYNEYTNYDDHIKVKYYSLLVGPAYRINEYVSFYALGGVSKNKIDLSQNYHHIDHTYTENSNNSKTAFAYGAGVQINPTESIAIDVGYEGSKIVDAKNNGFNVGIGYRF, from the coding sequence ATGAAGTATGGCATTTTATCTCTGGTAGTTTTAGCCTCTGTCGGCGTGTCAAGCGTCGCAAAGGCCGATTCACAAACCATCAGTATGGGCTATGCACAAAGTAAGGTGCAAGACTTTAAGAATATTCGCGGTGTGAATGCTAAATATCGTTATGAATGGGACTCGCGGGTAAGTATTCTCGGTTCATTTACTTATATGTCAACGAGCGGTAATTTATTTGATAGTGAATATAATGAATATACTAACTATGATGATCATATAAAAGTAAAATACTACTCTCTGCTTGTTGGACCGGCTTATCGCATTAATGAATATGTATCGTTTTATGCGTTGGGTGGTGTTTCTAAAAACAAAATTGACTTAAGCCAGAATTACCACCACATTGACCATACTTACACGGAAAATTCCAATAATAGCAAAACTGCTTTCGCATATGGTGCCGGTGTCCAAATTAACCCAACAGAAAGTATCGCAATTGATGTGGGTTATGAAGGCAGTAAAATCGTAGATGCTAAGAACAATGGGTTTAACGTAGGTATTGGCTACCGTTTTTAA